The nucleotide window GCGCGCTGCCAGCATCAACGCACGTATTTTAGCGGGCGGTTGTGATGGGGAGCAAAGCCTGTATTCCGAGTACGCTGCCGTTGGAACACGTTTTAGTGTGCGACCGCCGATTTTGCCTAGGGGCCGTTACGGTTTTTACGCCCAACTGATTAGCATGGATTGCTTTAGCATTGCTGAAGGCTGCACCGAAGCCAATTTACCCTCCGATGGCACCGTTGAAGTAACTCTCTTGGAGCGCGAGCCTTTTGAACTGTGCAACGAAGCGATTTGCAATCAAGGTGTGTGTCTTAGTTCTCCGCCTAAAGACGCAGGCTCTGGCGCACTCGATGACGCAAGCACGAGTTCAGCGATGGATTCAGGTGGCGACATTTGAGTTTAGTATCGTGCTAGCTTATTTGTTGCTTCTGAGCTGTATGAGCTCGCTACCTTTGCGGGGTGCAGCATGTTGAGGAGCTGTCCATTGATCAAAAGTCGAGGCCTGGTGCACGCAAGCAATGGTGCAGTACGGAGCACATTTTTTCTCGGTGATGTGTTCCCGCGCTAGATTTTCTTTTCCATACTGCTCAAGAGCAATAGCGGGATAGCCACGTTGCTGCGAGCAATAGTGAACCTTGCCGTCTTCACAAATGTAGAGATAGCGTGAGCCAGCACGGCACCGCCATTTGTTTGGGCGACCTTCGGCAAGATTCACTTGGAACTTCTTGTTAAAGCGAGCAAGTTTGAAACGATTGAGTCTTTGGAATTGATCAAAGATTGCTTTTTCGGATGGGCTAAGTGCTTCAAGATGACCGTTTCCATCGTGAATCACTCCCATGGTTGCGCTGAAGCCCAGCTCGTGCGCGCGTTTAGCAATGCTTAGTGCATCCTCAGGGCGCTCAACGCCTGCACCGACTACCGAGTTGATATTGATCTCAAAGCGCGCCAACTCAGCGAGATAAAGCAACTTGCGGTCAAGCACCTTTAGGCTCTTCCTTGAAATGGCATCGGGATTGACGTTATCAATGCTTATCTGCAAGCGGTCGAGGCCCGCACGGTTGAGTTTTTCGATGTTCTCTTCGATGAGCAGGTAGCCGTTGGTGATTAGGGTGGCGACCATGCCATGCTCCTTAATTCTCGCGATGATGCAATCCAGATCGGGATGCAATAAAGGCTCCCCACCGCTGATCGTTACCACTGCGACACCGAGTTTGGCTAAACGATCGATGCGCTCGAGCATGATTTCGGTGGGTACTGGATCAGAGAAATTGTCGTACTCGTTGCAGTATGTACATGCGAGGTTGCAGCGTCGGATGGGAACGATGTGCACTAAAAGCGGACGATGTCGAAAAGGAATCGTACTCGCGATCTTAGTGATTTCTGCCAATTTGCGCCCTAAAGATCGACGTCTTGGTTTTTTTGTCGGCCTGTGTTTTGCCAGAGGATAAGTCATGCCGCTCCCGCCTGGCCTGAATCGTTTGCAATACCTTCAATGCAAGTCATAAATCTCCCCTACGAGTTTGTTACTCGAGGGGAATGCAGTTTCTGTGCCAAACAAAAGTGAGACTTTTTTATGAAAGGATCGTATTGAGCTGTGCCTTTTAGTCACACTCGTAGCAAAAGATTCACATTTGGCGTTGCGCTACTTAAATTTGTGAACTTGTAATTAGCTTATCTGTTTCGCGTTTGAAGAAGAAAAGCGCGATCATGATGATTACCATGGGAATCAAGGACAGATAGAAAGCTGTTTGTCCGCCGAGCCATTCAAAGGCTGTACCGATAATGCGTGAGCCGATGGTGCCACCCAGTGCGGAAAAGATCACAATCAAACCTGTCATGGGCGAGTGCTGATGTTTAGGTAATGCGCTTAGCATCACGGAGTTGATGGCGGGATAGATGGGCGCCATGAATAGACCAATGACAGGAAAGATGAAGGCGGCAATGGGCGCATTGCGCCAGGTTAAGTGCTCGACGGGCTCGATGTTGTGAGTAAGCGGCATGCTAACTAACACAAGTCCTGCCATGGCAAGCAAGCAAACCATGACAACCGGATACCAACTCACCCGACTCATGACTGCGCCCGCGCTCAACCGACCAATGGCTAAACAAGCGGCGAAAATACTCGTTGCTTGCACACTGATGTCCGAAGGCAGCTTTAGAATCTCATTGTTAAAAGTGGGCAGCCAGGTGCCAATACCTTGCTCGATGAGCACGTAGAGAAAAGCCGAGATGACAAAGACATAAACCATAGGACGGGCCATGAGTTTGATCATGATGCTAAAGTCGTCTTTAAAACTTGCACCCTCGCTTTTGGCTTGTGATTCATCGTAGGGCGTTGCCAGGAGAGTAAGAATATTAATCAAGCAGATGCCTGCCATGAGCCAGTAGACATTAAGCCAACTCTGCGAATGGGGATCGGTGGAATCGATGAAGAAACTAAAAAGCCAGTAGCCTACGAGCACGCCGACCATGAAAATGCCTTCAATCGTGTTCATGAAGCTAGCGTGTTCTTTGGAATTGTTGGTGATGAGGCCTACGGTTGAATAGACCGACACTTTGACCAAGGCGAATGAGACGCCAACGCAAAGAAAAAGAACCTTGGTTGTGAAAAAAGAAGGCAGCAGAGGCATGCTGAGGGTGGCCACAGTTACGATGGCTAAGCCGCCTATCATGGCATTGCGAAATCCAAACCGTGCCAGGAACGACGCTACCAAAAAAGAGACAAAAGCTATCGGTAAATCTTTGTAGGCCTCAAGGACGCTGGCTGCCGGTTTGGAGACGCCATAATTGCTAATTATCTGAAGGATGACCGTCCCGACGCTGTTGAGGAGTATAGCGAAGACAAAATACGTCAAAAACAGGGAAAACTTTATGCGCCAAGCTTTGGATTCTTTCATCGAAATGACTCCATTTTGGGGTAGGGGAGTGGGATCAAGAAGAGTGGGCTGGCATGCCATGTATCATACTTCGCCATGGTTGCATTCGTTTCTTAGCGCAGTATGATGCGCATCTTCTCAAAACCCTTTCACGGGGAGTTTGCTGTGAGTCATAGCAGTTCAGATACCAAACACGAAGCTCTTTTTCCTATCGATCCTTGGGCGATACAGCAAAAAGAACTTAGTCTAAAACATGCCACCTTGGCCGAGACCGTTTTTGCTCAGGCCAATGGCTATATGGGTAGTCGAGGCACTTTCGAAGAAGGGATGGAGGGCAACCCGACCTCGACCGAGGGTACTTACCTGAACGGTGTTTTTTTTCGAGAAAAATACAGCTACCCGGAGATTGCCTACGCATTTGCCACGCATAACAACAAGATGATCCAAGTGCCCAATGGCAAGCTCATTGAGCTGAGCGTCGATGGTGAGCGTTTTGTGCCCGGCAAAAGTCAGCTGAGCAGCTTTCATCGTAGTCTTGATTTCCGGGACGGCGTCCTCGAGCGGAAGTTGCGGTGGAAAACAGAGTCAGGCAAGGAGCTGGAGCTTGCTTCACGTCGCTTGGTATCGCTTGAAAACCAGCATTTGTTGGCCTTGCAATACACGGTGACCGCGCTTGATTTTGATGGGAAAATAGAACTCAAAAGTGGTCTTGACGCCTCGTATGGTGTGGGTGATCTCGATCCCAGCGACCCGCGCGTGGGCCAGCTTTCGATTCGCGAGAGCCTTGAGCAATGCGATCAGGCTCTTGGCGAGAACAGCTTGGCTTTTTCGCACCGCGTCAAAGATGGTGATGTCGTTATTCGTAGCGCCTGCCGGCAGAGTCTGTCGGGCGCTGATGTGCAAACGCTTCCATCCAGCGAGGAGTCCAGCAAAATTAGCAATTGCTACGTGATTAATTTGAAGAAGGGTCAGTCCGTCACCCTCACCAAGTACTTGGCCTATCATCATGGCAAAGTGGGCTCTGAGTCCCAACTAAGCAAAGAGGCTGAGCAAAGTTTAGCGAAAGCTATTGAGCTCGGTTTTGATCACTATGTCGATGCCCAAAAAGAAAAACTGAAGTCTTTTTGGGATAGTGCAGAGGTGAATATAGACGGCGATCCGGCTCTTGCACAAGGCATGCATTTTAACCTGTTTCACATTTACCAATCGGTTGGCAAAGACGGTAGAAGCAATATCGCAGCGAAAGGTCTTACCGGGCCCGGCTACGATGGTCATTATTTCTGGGATACTGAAATCTATGTGATCCCATTTTTGGTCTACAGCTATCCAGAGATAGCCAGAAAGCTTCTTGAGTTTCGTTATTCAATTTTAGATAAAGCTCGCGAGCGGGCCCGGCAAATGTCCCATGACAAGGGCGCGTTGTTTGCTTGGCGCACCATTGGTGGTGAAGAGTGCTCAGCCTATTTCCCCGCAGGCACTGCGCAATACCATATCAACGCGGCAGTAGCGTACGCCACGCGACAGTACCTTGATGCTACCCAAGATTGGGATTTTATCAAGCAATGCGGTGCAGAGATG belongs to Myxococcales bacterium and includes:
- a CDS encoding radical SAM protein, yielding MTYPLAKHRPTKKPRRRSLGRKLAEITKIASTIPFRHRPLLVHIVPIRRCNLACTYCNEYDNFSDPVPTEIMLERIDRLAKLGVAVVTISGGEPLLHPDLDCIIARIKEHGMVATLITNGYLLIEENIEKLNRAGLDRLQISIDNVNPDAISRKSLKVLDRKLLYLAELARFEININSVVGAGVERPEDALSIAKRAHELGFSATMGVIHDGNGHLEALSPSEKAIFDQFQRLNRFKLARFNKKFQVNLAEGRPNKWRCRAGSRYLYICEDGKVHYCSQQRGYPAIALEQYGKENLAREHITEKKCAPYCTIACVHQASTFDQWTAPQHAAPRKGSELIQLRSNK
- a CDS encoding MFS transporter codes for the protein MKESKAWRIKFSLFLTYFVFAILLNSVGTVILQIISNYGVSKPAASVLEAYKDLPIAFVSFLVASFLARFGFRNAMIGGLAIVTVATLSMPLLPSFFTTKVLFLCVGVSFALVKVSVYSTVGLITNNSKEHASFMNTIEGIFMVGVLVGYWLFSFFIDSTDPHSQSWLNVYWLMAGICLINILTLLATPYDESQAKSEGASFKDDFSIMIKLMARPMVYVFVISAFLYVLIEQGIGTWLPTFNNEILKLPSDISVQATSIFAACLAIGRLSAGAVMSRVSWYPVVMVCLLAMAGLVLVSMPLTHNIEPVEHLTWRNAPIAAFIFPVIGLFMAPIYPAINSVMLSALPKHQHSPMTGLIVIFSALGGTIGSRIIGTAFEWLGGQTAFYLSLIPMVIIMIALFFFKRETDKLITSSQI
- a CDS encoding glycoside hydrolase family 65 protein is translated as MRIFSKPFHGEFAVSHSSSDTKHEALFPIDPWAIQQKELSLKHATLAETVFAQANGYMGSRGTFEEGMEGNPTSTEGTYLNGVFFREKYSYPEIAYAFATHNNKMIQVPNGKLIELSVDGERFVPGKSQLSSFHRSLDFRDGVLERKLRWKTESGKELELASRRLVSLENQHLLALQYTVTALDFDGKIELKSGLDASYGVGDLDPSDPRVGQLSIRESLEQCDQALGENSLAFSHRVKDGDVVIRSACRQSLSGADVQTLPSSEESSKISNCYVINLKKGQSVTLTKYLAYHHGKVGSESQLSKEAEQSLAKAIELGFDHYVDAQKEKLKSFWDSAEVNIDGDPALAQGMHFNLFHIYQSVGKDGRSNIAAKGLTGPGYDGHYFWDTEIYVIPFLVYSYPEIARKLLEFRYSILDKARERARQMSHDKGALFAWRTIGGEECSAYFPAGTAQYHINAAVAYATRQYLDATQDWDFIKQCGAEMLWETARIWMGIGHFNPRKDGKFCICEVTGPDEYSAMVDNNFYTNAMARQHLRTACEVADYLKANDQDRYNAIKEQIGLDESELESWKKAADRMYLPYDDKLGINPQDDTFLDKPKWDLANTPDEKRPLLIHFHPLVIYRHQVLKQTDVVLAMVLLGEQFEEELKRRNFEYYDPLTTHDSTLSTSMNSVACSELGLYDKAYSYFTDTARMDLDNRHGNTDYGLHAACMAGSWMTVVMGFGGMRIRGERPAFDPYLPKQWKGYSFSVCYRGGRVKVEVGAEQVRYTLQQGSEMSITHHGKAINIKANQPTTEPLLAKQR